Proteins encoded in a region of the Pseudomonas putida genome:
- a CDS encoding response regulator, translating into MRRLRIASALIVSLLTLLFMFPAAAEHDGGWTVLLDEQANLQLSDVRSERYRNQFSPLVLAELDAAPAEQALWLHYRLQPGDQEQLLRVFAPDLSGLDLYALEGDQLLRQLHHGRQAGNASPTLRGSDHVLPLPNSKQPLDIYLRLVSEHQLRPAISLEPAAEAASDQRQPLLFGMLFGGLVMLIMHNLIRFLYSRSSTTLILALYHGLMLLSGLILLNLSGPWWHVWHSAQTPAAYLTLVLAGLSGLYFTQHFFSPCNSPRLNRLLQGEMLIVGVSGLVLLFVDTLPLNLMTYALMALGSVSMLLVSSYHWYKGYAPGRLFSLAMVVFNLGGLVLLPALLGLTRTSTPWLLCILLGLTVVSGLLLNLAVSERLRRMSEERFSASRALAASDAEINAKAEFLAKISHEIRTPMNGVLGMTELLLGTPLSVKQRDYVQTIHSAGNELLTLINEILDISKLESRQIELDDVQFDLNALIEDCLNIFRAKAEQQNIELISFTQPQVPRVISGDPTRLRQALSSLLENALKNTDQGEILLVVALDQRGELPRLRIAVQDSGEPLPAADRDALLQAELHSHHFLSSNKLGGHLGLVIAKQLIGLMQGEFGIKSSTGMGNTLWLTLPLDPSRLEQPPADLDSPLRDARVLVVDDNDTCRKVLVQQCSAWGMNVSAVPSGKEALALLRTKAHLRDYFDAVLLDQNMPGMTGMQLAAKIKEDPSLNHDILVVMLTGISNAPSKVIARNAGVKRILAKPVAGYTLKTTLAEELAQRGREQAVPASLPGIPQALDLPGDFRVLVAEDNSISTKVIRGMLGKLNLEPDTACNGEEALQAMKAQHYDLVLMDCEMPVLDGFSATQQLRAWETANQRQRTPVVALTAHILAEHKERARLAGMDGHMAKPVELSQLRELIQYWANQREAKADPAHTS; encoded by the coding sequence GTGCGTCGGCTTCGGATTGCCTCAGCTCTGATCGTCAGCTTGCTGACCCTGCTCTTCATGTTTCCGGCTGCGGCCGAACATGACGGAGGCTGGACCGTACTGCTTGACGAACAGGCCAACCTGCAACTGAGCGATGTGCGCTCCGAGCGCTACCGCAACCAGTTCAGCCCCCTGGTCCTCGCCGAGCTGGATGCTGCCCCAGCAGAACAGGCCCTGTGGCTGCACTATCGCCTGCAACCAGGCGACCAGGAACAACTGCTGCGGGTATTCGCCCCAGACCTGTCTGGCCTGGACCTCTACGCCCTGGAAGGCGACCAACTTCTGCGTCAGCTGCACCACGGGCGGCAGGCAGGCAATGCCAGCCCTACCCTGCGCGGCAGCGACCATGTACTGCCCCTGCCCAACAGCAAGCAGCCGCTGGACATCTACCTGCGCCTGGTTTCCGAGCACCAGCTGCGCCCGGCCATCAGCCTGGAGCCGGCGGCCGAGGCCGCGTCGGACCAACGCCAGCCGCTGCTGTTCGGCATGCTGTTCGGCGGCCTGGTGATGCTGATCATGCACAACCTGATCCGCTTCCTTTACAGCCGCTCCAGCACCACCCTGATCCTGGCGCTGTACCACGGCCTTATGCTGCTCAGCGGCCTGATCCTGCTGAACCTCAGCGGCCCCTGGTGGCATGTGTGGCACAGTGCACAAACGCCTGCTGCCTACCTGACGCTGGTCCTGGCTGGCCTGTCCGGGCTGTATTTCACCCAGCATTTCTTCTCGCCATGCAACTCGCCACGGCTTAACCGCTTGCTGCAGGGTGAAATGTTGATTGTCGGGGTCAGCGGCCTGGTGTTGCTGTTCGTCGATACGCTGCCCCTCAACCTGATGACCTACGCCCTGATGGCGCTGGGCAGTGTGAGCATGCTGCTGGTCAGCAGCTATCACTGGTACAAAGGCTATGCACCCGGTCGCCTGTTCAGCCTGGCCATGGTGGTGTTCAACCTCGGTGGCCTGGTGCTGCTGCCAGCCCTGCTGGGCCTGACCCGCACCTCGACGCCCTGGCTGTTGTGTATCCTGCTGGGCCTGACCGTGGTCAGCGGCCTGCTGCTCAACCTGGCCGTCAGTGAACGCCTGCGGCGCATGAGCGAGGAGCGTTTCAGCGCCAGCCGCGCGCTGGCCGCCAGCGACGCCGAAATCAATGCCAAGGCCGAGTTCCTGGCTAAGATCAGCCACGAAATCCGCACCCCCATGAACGGTGTGCTGGGCATGACCGAGCTGTTGCTGGGCACACCGCTGTCGGTCAAGCAGCGCGACTACGTGCAGACCATCCACAGCGCCGGCAACGAGTTGCTCACGCTGATCAACGAAATTCTCGATATTTCCAAACTGGAATCCCGGCAGATCGAGCTGGATGACGTGCAGTTCGATCTCAACGCGCTGATCGAGGATTGCCTGAACATCTTCCGCGCCAAGGCCGAGCAACAAAACATCGAACTGATCAGCTTCACCCAGCCGCAAGTACCACGGGTCATCAGCGGTGACCCGACGCGGCTGCGCCAGGCCTTGTCGAGCCTGCTGGAAAACGCCCTGAAAAACACCGACCAGGGTGAAATTCTGCTGGTGGTGGCACTGGATCAACGCGGCGAGCTGCCACGCCTGCGCATTGCCGTGCAGGACAGCGGCGAGCCGCTGCCCGCCGCCGACCGCGACGCTTTGCTGCAAGCCGAACTGCACAGCCACCACTTCCTGTCCAGCAACAAGCTGGGCGGGCATCTGGGCCTGGTCATCGCCAAGCAACTGATCGGCCTGATGCAGGGCGAGTTCGGCATCAAGAGCAGCACTGGCATGGGCAACACCCTGTGGCTGACCTTGCCGCTGGACCCTTCGCGCCTGGAACAGCCGCCCGCCGACCTCGACAGCCCGCTGCGCGATGCCCGCGTGCTGGTGGTGGACGACAACGACACCTGCCGCAAGGTACTGGTCCAGCAGTGCAGCGCCTGGGGCATGAACGTCAGCGCGGTGCCGTCTGGCAAGGAAGCCCTGGCCCTGCTGCGCACCAAGGCGCACCTGCGCGACTACTTCGACGCCGTACTGCTGGACCAGAACATGCCCGGCATGACCGGCATGCAACTGGCCGCCAAGATCAAGGAAGACCCAAGCCTGAACCACGACATCCTGGTGGTGATGCTCACCGGCATCAGCAATGCGCCGAGCAAGGTCATCGCGCGCAACGCTGGGGTCAAGCGGATCCTTGCCAAACCAGTGGCCGGCTACACGCTGAAGACCACCCTGGCCGAGGAACTGGCCCAGCGCGGCCGCGAGCAGGCAGTGCCTGCCAGCCTGCCTGGCATCCCGCAGGCGCTGGACCTGCCTGGCGACTTCCGCGTGCTGGTCGCCGAAGACAACAGCATTTCCACCAAGGTTATCCGCGGTATGCTCGGCAAACTCAACCTTGAACCCGACACTGCCTGCAATGGCGAAGAAGCCTTGCAGGCGATGAAAGCGCAGCACTATGACCTGGTGTTGATGGACTGCGAAATGCCGGTGCTGGACGGCTTCTCGGCCACCCAGCAGCTGCGGGCCTGGGAAACGGCCAACCAGCGCCAACGCACACCGGTGGTGGCGCTGACCGCGCACATTCTTGCCGAGCACAAGGAACGCGCGCGGCTGGCGGGCATGGACGGCCACATGGCCAAACCGGTGGAATTGTCGCAGTTACGCGAACTGATCCAGTATTGGGCCAACCAGCGCGAAGCCAAGGCAGACCCGGCGCATACTTCCTAG
- a CDS encoding MarC family protein, with product MLHELFSVYLKMLVLYSPFFVLSCFISLTRGHSSKERKQLAWKVAFAALVASVLLYLFGRVIFGIFGITADAFRIGAGSVLFISALGMAQGKPAVQADNVQQDVTIVPLTIPLTVGPGTIGALLVMGVGQPHWDDKLLAIVSIALASFTVGLVLYLSHGIERILGDQGLQIVSRLMGLFVCALAAQIIFTGIKGYLVP from the coding sequence ATGCTCCATGAGTTGTTCAGCGTCTACCTGAAAATGCTCGTGCTCTACAGCCCGTTCTTCGTGCTGTCGTGCTTCATCAGCCTGACCCGCGGCCACTCCAGCAAGGAGCGCAAGCAACTGGCCTGGAAGGTCGCCTTCGCAGCCTTGGTCGCCAGCGTGCTGCTGTACCTGTTCGGGCGGGTGATCTTCGGCATTTTCGGCATCACCGCCGACGCCTTCCGCATCGGGGCCGGTAGCGTGCTGTTCATTTCTGCCTTGGGTATGGCCCAGGGCAAGCCGGCGGTGCAGGCCGACAACGTGCAGCAGGATGTGACCATCGTGCCGCTGACCATTCCACTGACTGTCGGCCCTGGCACCATCGGCGCCCTGCTGGTCATGGGCGTGGGCCAGCCGCATTGGGATGACAAATTGCTGGCCATCGTCAGCATCGCGCTGGCCAGCTTTACCGTCGGCCTGGTGCTGTACTTGTCACACGGCATCGAACGCATCCTTGGCGACCAAGGGCTGCAGATCGTCAGCCGGCTGATGGGGTTGTTCGTCTGCGCCTTGGCTGCGCAAATCATCTTTACCGGCATCAAGGGCTACCTGGTGCCCTAA
- a CDS encoding precorrin-8X methylmutase translates to MIDYIRDGQEIYRNSFRIIREEAKLERIPADLEKLAVRVIHACGMVDAIDGLQFSEGAGRAGREALLNGAPILCDAHMVAEGITRARLPADNKVICTLRDPSVPGLAKDAGNTRSAVALELWRPYLEGSVVVIGNAPTALFYLLEMLDAGAPKPALILGFPVGFVGAAESKAMLAADSRGVPFVIMQGRLGGSAMAAAAVNALATEVE, encoded by the coding sequence ATGATTGACTACATCCGCGATGGTCAGGAGATCTATCGCAATTCCTTTCGGATCATCCGAGAGGAAGCCAAGCTTGAGCGGATCCCCGCCGACCTGGAAAAGCTCGCCGTGCGCGTGATCCACGCCTGCGGCATGGTCGACGCCATCGATGGCCTGCAGTTTTCCGAAGGTGCCGGACGGGCCGGGCGAGAGGCGCTGCTCAACGGCGCGCCGATCCTGTGCGATGCGCACATGGTGGCCGAAGGCATTACCCGGGCCCGGCTGCCAGCAGACAACAAAGTCATTTGCACCCTGCGCGACCCCAGCGTGCCGGGCTTGGCCAAAGACGCCGGCAACACCCGTTCCGCCGTGGCCCTGGAGCTGTGGCGGCCGTACCTGGAAGGCAGCGTGGTGGTGATCGGCAACGCCCCCACCGCCCTGTTCTACCTATTGGAAATGCTCGATGCTGGCGCACCCAAGCCTGCGCTGATCCTCGGCTTTCCGGTCGGTTTCGTCGGTGCTGCCGAGTCCAAGGCCATGCTCGCCGCTGACAGCCGCGGCGTGCCGTTCGTGATCATGCAAGGCCGCCTGGGCGGTAGCGCGATGGCTGCCGCCGCGGTCAACGCCCTGGCCACGGAGGTGGAATGA
- the cobG gene encoding precorrin-3B synthase produces the protein MPDTPLTQAHAPNVSSRPSACPGLWRIVSARDGGICRIKLPGGLLLAEQAEAVAAAAERFAGGVIEATNRGNLQIRGIGSEHRALVETLLAAGLGPREAAGDDVRNLMLSPLAGHDPAMLLDARPLAGQILDLLEGTPRFHQLSAKFAVQLDAGERLAMLEHPHDLWLSPLRLLQQTWLAFGLAGCPADGKVLGAVPLAQGLALVRAVLERFLDLATPTQSRMRQLLEVHSATDFVDGLGLDIRRDAAVLGWRREEHRASWLGTLPQTHGVALGVAPPQGRLTPAMLRGAARIARELGDGSLRLSPWQSLVLTNLQAQHIDQAQAELSALGLLCHDHEPLARISACTGASGCAKALGETKADAVALAALLGPGVPASVHLSGCPRSCAVAHVAPATLLARSPGRYDLYLRDARQPGFGALRATDLTLNEAGAMLDLPTEHLDD, from the coding sequence TTGCCGGATACCCCTTTGACGCAGGCCCATGCCCCCAACGTTTCGTCTCGCCCCTCGGCCTGCCCGGGGTTGTGGCGCATCGTCAGTGCCCGTGATGGCGGCATCTGCCGCATCAAGCTGCCTGGCGGCCTGCTGCTGGCCGAGCAGGCCGAAGCGGTAGCGGCGGCAGCTGAGCGTTTTGCCGGTGGTGTGATCGAGGCCACCAACCGTGGCAACCTGCAGATCCGCGGCATTGGCAGCGAGCATCGTGCTTTGGTCGAGACCCTGCTCGCAGCCGGCCTGGGCCCGCGCGAGGCGGCCGGTGACGATGTGCGCAACCTGATGCTCAGCCCGCTGGCCGGGCATGACCCGGCAATGCTGCTGGACGCGCGGCCGCTGGCCGGGCAGATCCTCGACCTGCTGGAAGGCACCCCGCGCTTTCACCAGTTGTCGGCCAAGTTCGCCGTGCAACTGGATGCTGGCGAACGCCTGGCCATGCTTGAGCACCCCCATGACTTGTGGCTATCGCCCCTACGCCTGCTGCAGCAGACCTGGCTGGCGTTTGGTTTGGCGGGCTGCCCGGCGGACGGCAAAGTGCTCGGCGCGGTGCCGCTGGCGCAGGGCCTGGCGCTGGTGCGCGCAGTGCTGGAACGCTTCCTCGACCTGGCAACCCCGACGCAGTCGCGCATGCGCCAGTTGCTTGAAGTGCACTCGGCAACTGATTTCGTCGACGGGCTGGGCCTGGATATCCGCCGTGATGCCGCCGTGCTCGGATGGCGCCGTGAAGAGCACCGCGCCTCGTGGTTGGGCACGCTGCCCCAGACGCACGGTGTTGCCCTTGGCGTGGCCCCGCCGCAAGGCCGCCTGACCCCCGCCATGCTGCGTGGTGCCGCGCGCATTGCCCGCGAACTGGGCGATGGCAGCCTGCGTCTGAGCCCCTGGCAAAGCCTGGTGCTGACCAACCTGCAAGCACAACACATCGACCAAGCCCAAGCCGAACTGTCTGCGCTGGGTTTGCTGTGCCATGACCACGAACCCCTGGCGCGCATCAGCGCCTGCACCGGTGCCAGCGGCTGCGCCAAGGCCCTTGGCGAGACCAAGGCCGACGCCGTTGCCTTGGCCGCGCTGCTGGGCCCTGGCGTGCCCGCCAGCGTGCACCTGTCCGGTTGCCCTCGTTCCTGCGCCGTGGCCCATGTTGCCCCGGCCACGCTGCTGGCCCGTTCGCCGGGCCGTTACGACCTGTACCTGCGTGATGCGCGCCAGCCGGGCTTCGGTGCCCTGCGCGCCACCGACCTTACCTTGAATGAAGCAGGCGCCATGCTCGACCTGCCGACGGAGCACCTTGATGATTGA
- the cbiE gene encoding precorrin-6y C5,15-methyltransferase (decarboxylating) subunit CbiE, whose product MAPWLTVVGIGEDGFSGLGKQARRALLGAAQIFGSPRQLALLPRCVPGERLGWPSPFSLAPVLALRGEPVCVLASGDPMFYGVGASLARQVPADEMRVLSMPTSCALAAARLGWPLQDVQVVSLVARPLAALNAHLHSGVRLLVLSNDGDSPAAIATLLRERGYGPSRLRVFEHLGGPHERVLAGTAQDWPHADIAALNLVAIECLATPEAPRLHRLAGLPDSAFRHDGQLTKRDVRAITLARLAPQPGELLWDVGAGCGSIGIEWMRAHPACRALAIEADEGRQGFIEHNRDALGVPGLQLVRGKVPAALQGLERPDAIFIGGGVTREGVLDLCWASLRPGGRLVANAVTLQSELALASFREQHGGELTRIHVAHAQPLGAFDTWRQALPITLLDVVKPADA is encoded by the coding sequence ATGGCACCCTGGCTGACAGTAGTAGGCATCGGCGAAGACGGCTTCAGTGGCCTGGGCAAACAGGCCCGGCGTGCGCTGTTGGGCGCTGCGCAGATCTTCGGCAGCCCACGCCAGCTGGCCCTGCTACCGCGCTGCGTGCCCGGCGAGCGGCTGGGCTGGCCAAGCCCGTTTTCGCTGGCCCCGGTGCTGGCCCTGCGTGGCGAGCCCGTGTGCGTACTGGCCAGCGGCGACCCGATGTTCTACGGCGTCGGTGCCAGCCTTGCACGCCAGGTACCCGCCGATGAAATGCGCGTACTGTCGATGCCCACCTCCTGCGCACTGGCCGCCGCCCGCCTGGGCTGGCCGCTGCAGGATGTGCAGGTGGTGTCTCTGGTAGCCCGCCCCCTGGCGGCGCTCAATGCTCACCTGCACAGCGGCGTACGTTTGCTGGTGCTGAGCAACGACGGCGACAGCCCGGCGGCCATTGCCACGCTGCTGCGCGAGCGTGGCTACGGGCCAAGCCGCCTGCGTGTGTTCGAACACCTGGGAGGCCCGCACGAACGTGTGTTGGCCGGCACCGCCCAAGACTGGCCACACGCCGATATCGCAGCGCTCAACCTGGTGGCCATCGAATGCCTGGCCACGCCCGAAGCGCCGCGTCTGCACCGGCTGGCCGGGCTGCCGGACAGCGCCTTCCGGCATGACGGCCAACTGACCAAACGCGATGTCCGCGCCATCACCCTGGCGCGCCTGGCGCCGCAGCCCGGTGAACTGCTGTGGGACGTGGGCGCGGGCTGCGGCTCGATCGGCATCGAATGGATGCGCGCCCACCCGGCCTGCCGCGCGCTGGCCATCGAGGCCGACGAAGGCCGCCAAGGCTTCATCGAACATAACCGCGATGCATTGGGTGTACCCGGCCTGCAGCTGGTGCGCGGCAAGGTCCCAGCGGCACTGCAAGGCCTGGAACGCCCGGATGCGATCTTCATCGGCGGCGGCGTCACCCGCGAGGGTGTGCTTGACCTGTGCTGGGCCAGCCTGCGCCCCGGTGGCCGGCTGGTAGCCAACGCGGTAACCCTGCAAAGCGAACTGGCCCTGGCGTCTTTTCGCGAGCAGCACGGTGGTGAGCTGACCCGCATCCATGTCGCCCACGCCCAGCCCTTGGGTGCGTTCGACACCTGGCGCCAGGCGCTGCCGATCACCCTGCTGGATGTGGTGAAGCCCGCCGATGCGTGA
- a CDS encoding cobalt-precorrin-5B (C(1))-methyltransferase, with the protein MREETREQPAPLRSGLTTGSCATATSLAAARLLLSGETSDAVSITLPKGKVVQMRLEFCRLAGESAEAGTLKDAGDDPDVTHGALLYSQVRLLDEPSIRFVAGSGVGTVTRPGLVLAVGEPAINPVPRRMISEHLQRLADECGYFGGFEVTVNVQGGEQLALKTMNPRLGILGGLSILGTSGIVRPFSCAAYIASIHQGIDVAHTNGYTHIAACTGNASEDTMRRVYGLPEIALIEMGDFVGAVLKHLRKVPVPRLTLCGGFGKISKLAAGHMDLHSRHSSIDLPQLAGWAADIGADAALQAAIIGANTSQQALALAHAAGIALGDAVCAHALAFARSVVPAQVQVEVFAIDRQGGIVGRAGVQ; encoded by the coding sequence ATGCGTGAAGAGACCCGCGAACAGCCCGCGCCCCTGCGCAGCGGCCTGACCACCGGCAGCTGCGCCACCGCCACCAGCCTGGCGGCCGCTCGCTTGCTGCTGAGCGGCGAAACCAGCGATGCCGTCAGCATTACCTTGCCCAAGGGCAAGGTGGTGCAGATGCGCCTGGAGTTCTGCCGATTAGCCGGCGAAAGCGCCGAAGCCGGCACACTCAAGGACGCTGGCGACGACCCGGACGTGACCCACGGCGCCCTGCTCTACAGCCAGGTGCGCTTGCTGGACGAGCCAAGCATCCGCTTTGTCGCCGGCAGCGGTGTCGGCACCGTGACCCGGCCGGGGCTGGTGCTTGCGGTGGGTGAGCCGGCCATCAACCCGGTGCCGCGCCGCATGATCAGCGAGCACCTGCAACGCCTGGCCGACGAATGCGGCTACTTCGGCGGCTTCGAGGTCACGGTCAACGTGCAGGGCGGCGAACAGCTGGCACTCAAGACCATGAACCCGCGCCTGGGCATCCTCGGCGGGCTGTCGATCCTCGGCACCAGCGGCATCGTGCGGCCGTTCTCCTGTGCGGCCTATATCGCCTCGATCCACCAAGGTATCGACGTGGCCCACACCAACGGCTACACGCATATCGCCGCCTGCACTGGCAACGCCAGCGAAGACACCATGCGCCGGGTCTACGGCCTGCCGGAAATCGCCCTGATCGAAATGGGCGACTTTGTCGGCGCGGTGCTCAAGCACCTGCGCAAGGTGCCGGTGCCGCGCCTGACCCTGTGTGGTGGTTTTGGCAAGATCAGCAAACTGGCCGCCGGGCACATGGACCTGCACAGCCGCCATTCCAGCATCGATCTGCCGCAACTGGCGGGCTGGGCCGCAGACATTGGTGCTGACGCAGCGCTGCAGGCCGCCATCATCGGCGCCAACACTAGCCAGCAAGCGCTCGCGCTGGCGCATGCGGCCGGCATTGCCCTCGGGGACGCGGTATGCGCCCACGCCCTGGCGTTCGCCCGCAGCGTGGTGCCGGCGCAGGTGCAAGTGGAAGTGTTCGCCATCGACCGCCAAGGCGGTATCGTTGGCCGGGCAGGTGTGCAATGA
- a CDS encoding NfeD family protein gives MEMQWWIWLVFGIALILLELVLPTFFILWFGIGAVLVSLISLAAPSLQLDMQVLLWVLLSSVTTALWFKLFRRKQPDVRWTADSVIGEVGLLTAGVSEFHKGRVRFQKPILGNEEWTCIADSEIPAGERVRLTAIEGNTARVVRA, from the coding sequence ATGGAAATGCAATGGTGGATCTGGCTGGTCTTCGGCATCGCGCTGATCCTGCTCGAACTGGTCCTGCCGACGTTCTTCATCCTCTGGTTCGGCATCGGTGCCGTGTTGGTCTCGCTGATCTCGCTCGCTGCTCCCAGCCTGCAACTGGACATGCAGGTGCTGCTGTGGGTACTGCTGTCATCAGTCACCACGGCGCTCTGGTTCAAGCTGTTCCGACGCAAGCAGCCAGATGTGCGCTGGACCGCCGACAGCGTGATCGGCGAAGTGGGCCTGCTGACCGCTGGGGTGTCGGAGTTCCACAAAGGCCGTGTGCGTTTCCAGAAGCCGATTCTCGGCAACGAAGAATGGACCTGCATCGCTGACAGCGAAATCCCGGCCGGCGAACGGGTGCGCCTGACCGCCATCGAGGGGAACACCGCCCGCGTCGTCCGGGCCTGA
- a CDS encoding SPFH domain-containing protein has translation MTSLIVVGAIALFVLITVFKGVRIVPQGEEWIVERLGRYHSTLKPGLNILIPYMDVVAYRLPTKDIILDVQQQEIITRDNAVIVANALCFAKVVDPQKASYGVQNFSFAVTSLTMTSLRAIVGAMDLDEALSSREQIKARLREAMSEQTEDWGVTVRSVEIQDIKPSENMQLAMERQAAAERERKADVTRAEGAKQAAILEAEARLQAARLDAEAQISLAEASARAISLVKEAVGNETVPAMYLLGERYIGAMENLAGSNNAKVVVLPADLQETVRGLMGRNKA, from the coding sequence ATGACCAGCCTCATCGTCGTCGGCGCCATCGCCCTGTTCGTCCTGATCACCGTGTTCAAAGGGGTGCGCATCGTGCCCCAAGGCGAGGAATGGATCGTCGAGCGCCTGGGCCGCTATCACAGCACGCTCAAACCGGGCCTGAACATTCTCATCCCGTACATGGACGTGGTCGCCTACCGCCTGCCGACCAAGGACATCATCCTCGATGTGCAACAGCAGGAAATCATCACCAGGGACAACGCCGTAATCGTCGCCAACGCCCTGTGCTTCGCCAAGGTGGTCGACCCGCAGAAAGCCTCGTATGGCGTGCAGAATTTCTCGTTCGCTGTCACCAGCCTGACGATGACCTCGCTGCGCGCCATCGTCGGCGCCATGGACCTGGACGAAGCGTTGTCCAGCCGCGAGCAGATCAAGGCCCGCCTGCGCGAGGCAATGTCCGAGCAGACCGAAGACTGGGGCGTTACCGTGCGTTCGGTGGAAATCCAGGACATCAAGCCTTCGGAAAACATGCAACTGGCCATGGAACGCCAGGCCGCCGCCGAGCGTGAGCGCAAGGCCGATGTAACCCGCGCCGAAGGTGCCAAGCAGGCAGCGATCCTTGAAGCCGAAGCACGCCTGCAGGCAGCCAGGCTGGATGCAGAGGCGCAGATCAGCCTGGCCGAGGCCTCGGCGCGGGCGATTTCGCTGGTCAAGGAAGCGGTGGGCAACGAGACCGTGCCGGCCATGTACCTGCTGGGCGAGCGCTATATCGGGGCCATGGAGAACCTGGCGGGCAGCAACAATGCCAAGGTGGTGGTGTTGCCGGCGGACCTGCAAGAGACCGTGCGCGGGTTGATGGGCCGTAACAAGGCTTGA
- a CDS encoding DUF2946 domain-containing protein, with amino-acid sequence MPPRRHIAWIACLAVLFNLLAMPLSSAAPKGPAEQLLWGAFCSSMANKANVDVQALAKIDLGPQSDDSASMMNCWCCSGAAPLLALPGYPPQLHNPPTLLAGLLPPPAKYQPTPRQLWPALNPRASPLA; translated from the coding sequence ATGCCCCCACGTCGGCACATTGCCTGGATAGCCTGCCTTGCAGTGCTGTTCAACCTGCTGGCCATGCCGCTGTCCTCTGCTGCGCCCAAGGGCCCGGCCGAACAGCTGCTGTGGGGGGCTTTCTGTTCCAGCATGGCCAACAAGGCCAACGTCGATGTCCAGGCCCTGGCCAAGATCGACCTCGGCCCGCAAAGCGACGACAGCGCCAGCATGATGAATTGCTGGTGCTGCTCTGGCGCCGCGCCGCTGCTGGCCCTGCCCGGCTACCCGCCACAGTTGCACAACCCGCCGACACTGCTCGCCGGCCTGTTGCCGCCGCCTGCCAAGTACCAACCCACGCCGCGCCAACTCTGGCCTGCGCTAAACCCCCGTGCCTCTCCGCTGGCCTGA
- a CDS encoding copper chaperone PCu(A)C, translating into MLKHALVMAALLLPGAFANAHEYSVGDLHIAHPWSLQLPPNAPNVAAYFVVHNNGQADDRLLSVDSPISDDAQLHEHAMSASGAMKMQQVPSVVVPAGKDLTFAPSAYHVMLMQPKDRSLLTDGKRFPLTLHFEKAGDITVEVAVQKQAPADQPQAHEHAH; encoded by the coding sequence ATGCTCAAGCACGCCCTCGTCATGGCCGCCCTGCTGCTGCCTGGCGCCTTTGCCAATGCCCACGAATACAGCGTGGGTGACCTGCACATTGCCCACCCCTGGTCGCTGCAGCTGCCACCCAACGCGCCCAACGTCGCCGCGTATTTCGTGGTGCACAACAATGGCCAGGCCGACGACCGCCTGCTCAGTGTCGACAGCCCCATCAGCGATGACGCGCAACTGCACGAACATGCCATGAGCGCCAGCGGCGCCATGAAGATGCAACAGGTGCCCAGCGTGGTGGTGCCTGCCGGCAAGGACCTGACCTTCGCCCCCAGCGCCTACCATGTGATGCTGATGCAGCCCAAGGACCGCAGCCTGCTCACGGATGGCAAACGCTTCCCGTTGACCCTGCATTTCGAAAAGGCCGGCGACATCACCGTCGAAGTGGCTGTGCAGAAGCAGGCGCCAGCGGACCAGCCGCAAGCCCACGAACACGCGCACTGA
- a CDS encoding DUF2946 domain-containing protein yields MSLPRNSISRTTRPDRRRAGGGWLSLFAMWMIFIGPLISQSMPMDHHAGMSMPMDMPMAAAHQHGGDSHHGHGGDGQLHVMWEKCGYCSLLFNCPALPQALSPLSAGSVIPTSHLLAPTHQGHARQAVFPGARSRAPPSSISV; encoded by the coding sequence ATGAGCCTGCCGCGCAACAGCATCAGCCGTACCACCCGCCCTGACCGCAGGCGCGCCGGTGGCGGATGGCTGAGCCTGTTCGCCATGTGGATGATCTTCATCGGCCCGCTGATTTCCCAGTCGATGCCGATGGACCACCACGCCGGCATGAGCATGCCAATGGACATGCCGATGGCGGCTGCCCATCAGCATGGCGGCGACAGCCATCACGGCCATGGCGGCGATGGCCAACTGCACGTGATGTGGGAAAAGTGCGGTTACTGCAGCCTGTTGTTCAATTGCCCGGCCCTGCCCCAGGCCCTCAGCCCGCTCAGTGCCGGCAGCGTAATCCCCACCAGCCATCTGCTTGCGCCAACGCACCAAGGCCATGCCCGGCAGGCTGTATTCCCCGGTGCGCGCAGCCGCGCCCCGCCTTCCTCGATCAGCGTCTGA